One region of Mus musculus strain C57BL/6J chromosome 15, GRCm38.p6 C57BL/6J genomic DNA includes:
- the Pcbp2 gene encoding poly(rC)-binding protein 2 isoform X7: MDTGVIEGGLNVTLTIRLLMHGKEVGSIIGKKGESVKKMREESGARINISEGNCPERIITLAGPTNAIFKAFAMIIDKLEEDISSSMTNSTAASRPPVTLRLVVPASQCGSLIGKGGCKIKEIRESTGAQVQVAGDMLPNSTERAITIAGIPQSIIECVKQICVVMLESPPKGVTIPYRPKPSSSPVIFAGGQDRYSTGSDSASFPHTTPSMCLNPDLEGPPLEAYTIQGQYAIPQPDLTKLHQLAMQQSHFPMTHGNTGFSAGLDASAQTTSHELTIPNDLIGCIIGRQGAKINEIRQMSGAQIKIANPVEGSTDRQVTITGSAASISLAQYLINVSLENAKPSSQAASVTIPDHLSINLSQPSTPSSSSSSSTTTPSLATAGTSDAPSSLPNPLPTAPCVSSLLGMKPIPLLALNVVSAAKGTGASATTTTTSTVPCVTNKLKGEKQRFSPY; the protein is encoded by the exons GCTACTTATGCATGGAAAG GAAGTTGGCAGTATCATCGGAAAG AAAGGAGAATCTGTTAAGAAGATGCGCGAGGAG agtGGTGCACGTATCAACATCTCAGAAGGGAATTGTCCTGAGAGAATTATCACTTTGGCTGGACCGACTAATGCCATCTTCAAAGCCTTTGCTATGATCATTGACAAACTGGAAGAG gACATAAGCAGCTCTATGACCAATAGTACAGCTGCCAGTAGACCCCCGGTTACCTTACGGCTGGTGGTTCCTGCTAGTCAGTGTGGCTCTCTTATTGGAAAAGGTGGTTGCAAGATCAAGGAAATAAGAGAG AGTACAGGGGCTCAGGTCCAGGTGGCAGGGGATATGCTCCCCAACTCAACTGAGCGGGCAATCACTATTGCTGGCATTCCGCAGTCCATCATTGAGTGTGTCAAACAGATCTGCGTGGTCATGTTGGAG TCCCCCCCGAAGGGCGTGACCATCCCGTACCGGCCCAAGCCCTCCAGTTCTCCAGTCATCTTTGCAGGTGGTCAG GACAGGTACAGCACAGGCAGCGACAGTGCGAGCTTTCCCCACACCACCCCGTCCATGTGCCTCAACCCTGACCTGGAGGGACCACCTCTAGAG GCCTATACCATTCAAGGACAGTATGCCATTCCACAGCCAGAT TTGACCAAGCTGCACCAGTTGGCAATGCAACAGTCTCATTTTCCCATGACCCATGGCAACACCGGATTCAGTG cAGGTTTGGATGCATCTGCTCAAACTACTTCTCATGAACTCACCATTCCAAATGAT tTGATTGGCTGCATAATCGGGCGTCAAGGCGCCAAAATCAATGAGATCCGTCAGATGTCTGGGGCGCAGATCAAAATTGCAAACCCAGTGGAAGGATCTACTGATCGGCAGGTTACCATCACTGGATCTGCTGCCAGCATTAGCCTGGCTCAGTATCTAATCAATGTCAG TTTAGAAAACGCTAAACCCTCCTCCCAGGCAGCCTCCGTCACGATCCCTGATCACCTCAGCATCAACCTCTCTCAACCCTccaccccttcttcttcttcttcctcttccaccaccaccccctcgcTCGCCACAGCGGGGACTTCCGACGCACCCTCCAGCCTCCCCAACCCTCTTCCGACCGCCCCTTGTGTCTCCAGTCTGCTTGGCATGAAACCCATCCCTCTCCTGGCTCTAAATGTTGTGTCTGCTGCTAAGGGTACCGGGGCTtcagctaccaccaccaccacctctactGTGCCATGTGTAACTAACAAACTGAAAGGCGAGAAGCAGAGATTCTCTCCCTACTGA
- the Pcbp2 gene encoding poly(rC)-binding protein 2 isoform X28: MDTGVIEGGLNVTLTIRLLMHGKEVGSIIGKKGESVKKMREESGARINISEGNCPERIITLAGPTNAIFKAFAMIIDKLEEDISSSMTNSTAASRPPVTLRLVVPASQCGSLIGKGGCKIKEIRESTGAQVQVAGDMLPNSTERAITIAGIPQSIIECVKQICVVMLETLSQSPPKGVTIPYRPKPSSSPVIFAGGQAYTIQGQYAIPQPDLTKLHQLAMQQSHFPMTHGNTGFSAGLDASAQTTSHELTIPNDLIGCIIGRQGAKINEIRQMSGAQIKIANPVEGSTDRQVTITGSAASISLAQYLINVRLSSETGGMGSS; the protein is encoded by the exons GCTACTTATGCATGGAAAG GAAGTTGGCAGTATCATCGGAAAG AAAGGAGAATCTGTTAAGAAGATGCGCGAGGAG agtGGTGCACGTATCAACATCTCAGAAGGGAATTGTCCTGAGAGAATTATCACTTTGGCTGGACCGACTAATGCCATCTTCAAAGCCTTTGCTATGATCATTGACAAACTGGAAGAG gACATAAGCAGCTCTATGACCAATAGTACAGCTGCCAGTAGACCCCCGGTTACCTTACGGCTGGTGGTTCCTGCTAGTCAGTGTGGCTCTCTTATTGGAAAAGGTGGTTGCAAGATCAAGGAAATAAGAGAG AGTACAGGGGCTCAGGTCCAGGTGGCAGGGGATATGCTCCCCAACTCAACTGAGCGGGCAATCACTATTGCTGGCATTCCGCAGTCCATCATTGAGTGTGTCAAACAGATCTGCGTGGTCATGTTGGAG actCTCTCCCAGTCCCCCCCGAAGGGCGTGACCATCCCGTACCGGCCCAAGCCCTCCAGTTCTCCAGTCATCTTTGCAGGTGGTCAG GCCTATACCATTCAAGGACAGTATGCCATTCCACAGCCAGAT TTGACCAAGCTGCACCAGTTGGCAATGCAACAGTCTCATTTTCCCATGACCCATGGCAACACCGGATTCAGTG cAGGTTTGGATGCATCTGCTCAAACTACTTCTCATGAACTCACCATTCCAAATGAT tTGATTGGCTGCATAATCGGGCGTCAAGGCGCCAAAATCAATGAGATCCGTCAGATGTCTGGGGCGCAGATCAAAATTGCAAACCCAGTGGAAGGATCTACTGATCGGCAGGTTACCATCACTGGATCTGCTGCCAGCATTAGCCTGGCTCAGTATCTAATCAATGTCAG
- the Pcbp2 gene encoding poly(rC)-binding protein 2 isoform X29, with the protein MDTGVIEGGLNVTLTIRLLMHGKEVGSIIGKKGESVKKMREESGARINISEGNCPERIITLAGPTNAIFKAFAMIIDKLEEDISSSMTNSTAASRPPVTLRLVVPASQCGSLIGKGGCKIKEIRESTGAQVQVAGDMLPNSTERAITIAGIPQSIIECVKQICVVMLETLSQSPPKGVTIPYRPKPSSSPVIFAGGQAYTIQGQYAIPQPDLTKLHQLAMQQSHFPMTHGNTGFSGLDASAQTTSHELTIPNDLIGCIIGRQGAKINEIRQMSGAQIKIANPVEGSTDRQVTITGSAASISLAQYLINVRLSSETGGMGSS; encoded by the exons GCTACTTATGCATGGAAAG GAAGTTGGCAGTATCATCGGAAAG AAAGGAGAATCTGTTAAGAAGATGCGCGAGGAG agtGGTGCACGTATCAACATCTCAGAAGGGAATTGTCCTGAGAGAATTATCACTTTGGCTGGACCGACTAATGCCATCTTCAAAGCCTTTGCTATGATCATTGACAAACTGGAAGAG gACATAAGCAGCTCTATGACCAATAGTACAGCTGCCAGTAGACCCCCGGTTACCTTACGGCTGGTGGTTCCTGCTAGTCAGTGTGGCTCTCTTATTGGAAAAGGTGGTTGCAAGATCAAGGAAATAAGAGAG AGTACAGGGGCTCAGGTCCAGGTGGCAGGGGATATGCTCCCCAACTCAACTGAGCGGGCAATCACTATTGCTGGCATTCCGCAGTCCATCATTGAGTGTGTCAAACAGATCTGCGTGGTCATGTTGGAG actCTCTCCCAGTCCCCCCCGAAGGGCGTGACCATCCCGTACCGGCCCAAGCCCTCCAGTTCTCCAGTCATCTTTGCAGGTGGTCAG GCCTATACCATTCAAGGACAGTATGCCATTCCACAGCCAGAT TTGACCAAGCTGCACCAGTTGGCAATGCAACAGTCTCATTTTCCCATGACCCATGGCAACACCGGATTCAGTG GTTTGGATGCATCTGCTCAAACTACTTCTCATGAACTCACCATTCCAAATGAT tTGATTGGCTGCATAATCGGGCGTCAAGGCGCCAAAATCAATGAGATCCGTCAGATGTCTGGGGCGCAGATCAAAATTGCAAACCCAGTGGAAGGATCTACTGATCGGCAGGTTACCATCACTGGATCTGCTGCCAGCATTAGCCTGGCTCAGTATCTAATCAATGTCAG
- the Pcbp2 gene encoding poly(rC)-binding protein 2 isoform X13, which produces MDTGVIEGGLNVTLTIRLLMHGKEVGSIIGKKGESVKKMREESGARINISEGNCPERIITLAGPTNAIFKAFAMIIDKLEEDISSSMTNSTAASRPPVTLRLVVPASQCGSLIGKGGCKIKEIRESTGAQVQVAGDMLPNSTERAITIAGIPQSIIECVKQICVVMLETLSQSPPKGVTIPYRPKPSSSPVIFAGGQAYTIQGQYAIPQPDLTKLHQLAMQQSHFPMTHGNTGFSAGLDASAQTTSHELTIPNDLIGCIIGRQGAKINEIRQMSGAQIKIANPVEGSTDRQVTITGSAASISLAQYLINVSLENAKPSSQAASVTIPDHLSINLSQPSTPSSSSSSSTTTPSLATAGTSDAPSSLPNPLPTAPCVSSLLGMKPIPLLALNVVSAAKGTGASATTTTTSTVPCVTNKLKGEKQRFSPY; this is translated from the exons GCTACTTATGCATGGAAAG GAAGTTGGCAGTATCATCGGAAAG AAAGGAGAATCTGTTAAGAAGATGCGCGAGGAG agtGGTGCACGTATCAACATCTCAGAAGGGAATTGTCCTGAGAGAATTATCACTTTGGCTGGACCGACTAATGCCATCTTCAAAGCCTTTGCTATGATCATTGACAAACTGGAAGAG gACATAAGCAGCTCTATGACCAATAGTACAGCTGCCAGTAGACCCCCGGTTACCTTACGGCTGGTGGTTCCTGCTAGTCAGTGTGGCTCTCTTATTGGAAAAGGTGGTTGCAAGATCAAGGAAATAAGAGAG AGTACAGGGGCTCAGGTCCAGGTGGCAGGGGATATGCTCCCCAACTCAACTGAGCGGGCAATCACTATTGCTGGCATTCCGCAGTCCATCATTGAGTGTGTCAAACAGATCTGCGTGGTCATGTTGGAG actCTCTCCCAGTCCCCCCCGAAGGGCGTGACCATCCCGTACCGGCCCAAGCCCTCCAGTTCTCCAGTCATCTTTGCAGGTGGTCAG GCCTATACCATTCAAGGACAGTATGCCATTCCACAGCCAGAT TTGACCAAGCTGCACCAGTTGGCAATGCAACAGTCTCATTTTCCCATGACCCATGGCAACACCGGATTCAGTG cAGGTTTGGATGCATCTGCTCAAACTACTTCTCATGAACTCACCATTCCAAATGAT tTGATTGGCTGCATAATCGGGCGTCAAGGCGCCAAAATCAATGAGATCCGTCAGATGTCTGGGGCGCAGATCAAAATTGCAAACCCAGTGGAAGGATCTACTGATCGGCAGGTTACCATCACTGGATCTGCTGCCAGCATTAGCCTGGCTCAGTATCTAATCAATGTCAG TTTAGAAAACGCTAAACCCTCCTCCCAGGCAGCCTCCGTCACGATCCCTGATCACCTCAGCATCAACCTCTCTCAACCCTccaccccttcttcttcttcttcctcttccaccaccaccccctcgcTCGCCACAGCGGGGACTTCCGACGCACCCTCCAGCCTCCCCAACCCTCTTCCGACCGCCCCTTGTGTCTCCAGTCTGCTTGGCATGAAACCCATCCCTCTCCTGGCTCTAAATGTTGTGTCTGCTGCTAAGGGTACCGGGGCTtcagctaccaccaccaccacctctactGTGCCATGTGTAACTAACAAACTGAAAGGCGAGAAGCAGAGATTCTCTCCCTACTGA
- the Pcbp2 gene encoding poly(rC)-binding protein 2 isoform X4 produces MDTGVIEGGLNVTLTIRLLMHGKEVGSIIGKKGESVKKMREESGARINISEGNCPERIITLAGPTNAIFKAFAMIIDKLEEDISSSMTNSTAASRPPVTLRLVVPASQCGSLIGKGGCKIKEIRESTGAQVQVAGDMLPNSTERAITIAGIPQSIIECVKQICVVMLESPPKGVTIPYRPKPSSSPVIFAGGQDRYSTGSDSASFPHTTPSMCLNPDLEGPPLEAYTIQGQYAIPQPDLTKLHQLAMQQSHFPMTHGNTGFSGIESSSPEVKGYWGLDASAQTTSHELTIPNDLIGCIIGRQGAKINEIRQMSGAQIKIANPVEGSTDRQVTITGSAASISLAQYLINVSLENAKPSSQAASVTIPDHLSINLSQPSTPSSSSSSSTTTPSLATAGTSDAPSSLPNPLPTAPCVSSLLGMKPIPLLALNVVSAAKGTGASATTTTTSTVPCVTNKLKGEKQRFSPY; encoded by the exons GCTACTTATGCATGGAAAG GAAGTTGGCAGTATCATCGGAAAG AAAGGAGAATCTGTTAAGAAGATGCGCGAGGAG agtGGTGCACGTATCAACATCTCAGAAGGGAATTGTCCTGAGAGAATTATCACTTTGGCTGGACCGACTAATGCCATCTTCAAAGCCTTTGCTATGATCATTGACAAACTGGAAGAG gACATAAGCAGCTCTATGACCAATAGTACAGCTGCCAGTAGACCCCCGGTTACCTTACGGCTGGTGGTTCCTGCTAGTCAGTGTGGCTCTCTTATTGGAAAAGGTGGTTGCAAGATCAAGGAAATAAGAGAG AGTACAGGGGCTCAGGTCCAGGTGGCAGGGGATATGCTCCCCAACTCAACTGAGCGGGCAATCACTATTGCTGGCATTCCGCAGTCCATCATTGAGTGTGTCAAACAGATCTGCGTGGTCATGTTGGAG TCCCCCCCGAAGGGCGTGACCATCCCGTACCGGCCCAAGCCCTCCAGTTCTCCAGTCATCTTTGCAGGTGGTCAG GACAGGTACAGCACAGGCAGCGACAGTGCGAGCTTTCCCCACACCACCCCGTCCATGTGCCTCAACCCTGACCTGGAGGGACCACCTCTAGAG GCCTATACCATTCAAGGACAGTATGCCATTCCACAGCCAGAT TTGACCAAGCTGCACCAGTTGGCAATGCAACAGTCTCATTTTCCCATGACCCATGGCAACACCGGATTCAGTG GCATTGAATCCAGCTCTCCAGAGGTGAAAGGCTATTGGg GTTTGGATGCATCTGCTCAAACTACTTCTCATGAACTCACCATTCCAAATGAT tTGATTGGCTGCATAATCGGGCGTCAAGGCGCCAAAATCAATGAGATCCGTCAGATGTCTGGGGCGCAGATCAAAATTGCAAACCCAGTGGAAGGATCTACTGATCGGCAGGTTACCATCACTGGATCTGCTGCCAGCATTAGCCTGGCTCAGTATCTAATCAATGTCAG TTTAGAAAACGCTAAACCCTCCTCCCAGGCAGCCTCCGTCACGATCCCTGATCACCTCAGCATCAACCTCTCTCAACCCTccaccccttcttcttcttcttcctcttccaccaccaccccctcgcTCGCCACAGCGGGGACTTCCGACGCACCCTCCAGCCTCCCCAACCCTCTTCCGACCGCCCCTTGTGTCTCCAGTCTGCTTGGCATGAAACCCATCCCTCTCCTGGCTCTAAATGTTGTGTCTGCTGCTAAGGGTACCGGGGCTtcagctaccaccaccaccacctctactGTGCCATGTGTAACTAACAAACTGAAAGGCGAGAAGCAGAGATTCTCTCCCTACTGA
- the Pcbp2 gene encoding poly(rC)-binding protein 2 isoform X26, translating to MDTGVIEGGLNVTLTIRLLMHGKEVGSIIGKKGESVKKMREESGARINISEGNCPERIITLAGPTNAIFKAFAMIIDKLEEDISSSMTNSTAASRPPVTLRLVVPASQCGSLIGKGGCKIKEIRESTGAQVQVAGDMLPNSTERAITIAGIPQSIIECVKQICVVMLESPPKGVTIPYRPKPSSSPVIFAGGQAYTIQGQYAIPQPDLTKLHQLAMQQSHFPMTHGNTGFSGIESSSPEVKGYWAGLDASAQTTSHELTIPNDLIGCIIGRQGAKINEIRQMSGAQIKIANPVEGSTDRQVTITGSAASISLAQYLINVRLSSETGGMGSS from the exons GCTACTTATGCATGGAAAG GAAGTTGGCAGTATCATCGGAAAG AAAGGAGAATCTGTTAAGAAGATGCGCGAGGAG agtGGTGCACGTATCAACATCTCAGAAGGGAATTGTCCTGAGAGAATTATCACTTTGGCTGGACCGACTAATGCCATCTTCAAAGCCTTTGCTATGATCATTGACAAACTGGAAGAG gACATAAGCAGCTCTATGACCAATAGTACAGCTGCCAGTAGACCCCCGGTTACCTTACGGCTGGTGGTTCCTGCTAGTCAGTGTGGCTCTCTTATTGGAAAAGGTGGTTGCAAGATCAAGGAAATAAGAGAG AGTACAGGGGCTCAGGTCCAGGTGGCAGGGGATATGCTCCCCAACTCAACTGAGCGGGCAATCACTATTGCTGGCATTCCGCAGTCCATCATTGAGTGTGTCAAACAGATCTGCGTGGTCATGTTGGAG TCCCCCCCGAAGGGCGTGACCATCCCGTACCGGCCCAAGCCCTCCAGTTCTCCAGTCATCTTTGCAGGTGGTCAG GCCTATACCATTCAAGGACAGTATGCCATTCCACAGCCAGAT TTGACCAAGCTGCACCAGTTGGCAATGCAACAGTCTCATTTTCCCATGACCCATGGCAACACCGGATTCAGTG GCATTGAATCCAGCTCTCCAGAGGTGAAAGGCTATTGGg cAGGTTTGGATGCATCTGCTCAAACTACTTCTCATGAACTCACCATTCCAAATGAT tTGATTGGCTGCATAATCGGGCGTCAAGGCGCCAAAATCAATGAGATCCGTCAGATGTCTGGGGCGCAGATCAAAATTGCAAACCCAGTGGAAGGATCTACTGATCGGCAGGTTACCATCACTGGATCTGCTGCCAGCATTAGCCTGGCTCAGTATCTAATCAATGTCAG
- the Pcbp2 gene encoding poly(rC)-binding protein 2 isoform X27: protein MDTGVIEGGLNVTLTIRLLMHGKEVGSIIGKKGESVKKMREESGARINISEGNCPERIITLAGPTNAIFKAFAMIIDKLEEDISSSMTNSTAASRPPVTLRLVVPASQCGSLIGKGGCKIKEIRESTGAQVQVAGDMLPNSTERAITIAGIPQSIIECVKQICVVMLESPPKGVTIPYRPKPSSSPVIFAGGQAYTIQGQYAIPQPDLTKLHQLAMQQSHFPMTHGNTGFSGIESSSPEVKGYWGLDASAQTTSHELTIPNDLIGCIIGRQGAKINEIRQMSGAQIKIANPVEGSTDRQVTITGSAASISLAQYLINVRLSSETGGMGSS, encoded by the exons GCTACTTATGCATGGAAAG GAAGTTGGCAGTATCATCGGAAAG AAAGGAGAATCTGTTAAGAAGATGCGCGAGGAG agtGGTGCACGTATCAACATCTCAGAAGGGAATTGTCCTGAGAGAATTATCACTTTGGCTGGACCGACTAATGCCATCTTCAAAGCCTTTGCTATGATCATTGACAAACTGGAAGAG gACATAAGCAGCTCTATGACCAATAGTACAGCTGCCAGTAGACCCCCGGTTACCTTACGGCTGGTGGTTCCTGCTAGTCAGTGTGGCTCTCTTATTGGAAAAGGTGGTTGCAAGATCAAGGAAATAAGAGAG AGTACAGGGGCTCAGGTCCAGGTGGCAGGGGATATGCTCCCCAACTCAACTGAGCGGGCAATCACTATTGCTGGCATTCCGCAGTCCATCATTGAGTGTGTCAAACAGATCTGCGTGGTCATGTTGGAG TCCCCCCCGAAGGGCGTGACCATCCCGTACCGGCCCAAGCCCTCCAGTTCTCCAGTCATCTTTGCAGGTGGTCAG GCCTATACCATTCAAGGACAGTATGCCATTCCACAGCCAGAT TTGACCAAGCTGCACCAGTTGGCAATGCAACAGTCTCATTTTCCCATGACCCATGGCAACACCGGATTCAGTG GCATTGAATCCAGCTCTCCAGAGGTGAAAGGCTATTGGg GTTTGGATGCATCTGCTCAAACTACTTCTCATGAACTCACCATTCCAAATGAT tTGATTGGCTGCATAATCGGGCGTCAAGGCGCCAAAATCAATGAGATCCGTCAGATGTCTGGGGCGCAGATCAAAATTGCAAACCCAGTGGAAGGATCTACTGATCGGCAGGTTACCATCACTGGATCTGCTGCCAGCATTAGCCTGGCTCAGTATCTAATCAATGTCAG
- the Pcbp2 gene encoding poly(rC)-binding protein 2 isoform X14, translating into MDTGVIEGGLNVTLTIRLLMHGKEVGSIIGKKGESVKKMREESGARINISEGNCPERIITLAGPTNAIFKAFAMIIDKLEEDISSSMTNSTAASRPPVTLRLVVPASQCGSLIGKGGCKIKEIRESTGAQVQVAGDMLPNSTERAITIAGIPQSIIECVKQICVVMLESPPKGVTIPYRPKPSSSPVIFAGGQAYTIQGQYAIPQPDLTKLHQLAMQQSHFPMTHGNTGFSAGLDASAQTTSHELTIPNDLIGCIIGRQGAKINEIRQMSGAQIKIANPVEGSTDRQVTITGSAASISLAQYLINVSLENAKPSSQAASVTIPDHLSINLSQPSTPSSSSSSSTTTPSLATAGTSDAPSSLPNPLPTAPCVSSLLGMKPIPLLALNVVSAAKGTGASATTTTTSTVPCVTNKLKGEKQRFSPY; encoded by the exons GCTACTTATGCATGGAAAG GAAGTTGGCAGTATCATCGGAAAG AAAGGAGAATCTGTTAAGAAGATGCGCGAGGAG agtGGTGCACGTATCAACATCTCAGAAGGGAATTGTCCTGAGAGAATTATCACTTTGGCTGGACCGACTAATGCCATCTTCAAAGCCTTTGCTATGATCATTGACAAACTGGAAGAG gACATAAGCAGCTCTATGACCAATAGTACAGCTGCCAGTAGACCCCCGGTTACCTTACGGCTGGTGGTTCCTGCTAGTCAGTGTGGCTCTCTTATTGGAAAAGGTGGTTGCAAGATCAAGGAAATAAGAGAG AGTACAGGGGCTCAGGTCCAGGTGGCAGGGGATATGCTCCCCAACTCAACTGAGCGGGCAATCACTATTGCTGGCATTCCGCAGTCCATCATTGAGTGTGTCAAACAGATCTGCGTGGTCATGTTGGAG TCCCCCCCGAAGGGCGTGACCATCCCGTACCGGCCCAAGCCCTCCAGTTCTCCAGTCATCTTTGCAGGTGGTCAG GCCTATACCATTCAAGGACAGTATGCCATTCCACAGCCAGAT TTGACCAAGCTGCACCAGTTGGCAATGCAACAGTCTCATTTTCCCATGACCCATGGCAACACCGGATTCAGTG cAGGTTTGGATGCATCTGCTCAAACTACTTCTCATGAACTCACCATTCCAAATGAT tTGATTGGCTGCATAATCGGGCGTCAAGGCGCCAAAATCAATGAGATCCGTCAGATGTCTGGGGCGCAGATCAAAATTGCAAACCCAGTGGAAGGATCTACTGATCGGCAGGTTACCATCACTGGATCTGCTGCCAGCATTAGCCTGGCTCAGTATCTAATCAATGTCAG TTTAGAAAACGCTAAACCCTCCTCCCAGGCAGCCTCCGTCACGATCCCTGATCACCTCAGCATCAACCTCTCTCAACCCTccaccccttcttcttcttcttcctcttccaccaccaccccctcgcTCGCCACAGCGGGGACTTCCGACGCACCCTCCAGCCTCCCCAACCCTCTTCCGACCGCCCCTTGTGTCTCCAGTCTGCTTGGCATGAAACCCATCCCTCTCCTGGCTCTAAATGTTGTGTCTGCTGCTAAGGGTACCGGGGCTtcagctaccaccaccaccacctctactGTGCCATGTGTAACTAACAAACTGAAAGGCGAGAAGCAGAGATTCTCTCCCTACTGA
- the Pcbp2 gene encoding poly(rC)-binding protein 2 isoform X21 produces the protein MDTGVIEGGLNVTLTIRLLMHGKEVGSIIGKKGESVKKMREESGARINISEGNCPERIITLAGPTNAIFKAFAMIIDKLEEDISSSMTNSTAASRPPVTLRLVVPASQCGSLIGKGGCKIKEIRESTGAQVQVAGDMLPNSTERAITIAGIPQSIIECVKQICVVMLETLSQSPPKGVTIPYRPKPSSSPVIFAGGQDRYSTGSDSASFPHTTPSMCLNPDLEGPPLEAYTIQGQYAIPQPDLTKLHQLAMQQSHFPMTHGNTGFSGLDASAQTTSHELTIPNDLIGCIIGRQGAKINEIRQMSGAQIKIANPVEGSTDRQVTITGSAASISLAQYLINVRLSSETGGMGSS, from the exons GCTACTTATGCATGGAAAG GAAGTTGGCAGTATCATCGGAAAG AAAGGAGAATCTGTTAAGAAGATGCGCGAGGAG agtGGTGCACGTATCAACATCTCAGAAGGGAATTGTCCTGAGAGAATTATCACTTTGGCTGGACCGACTAATGCCATCTTCAAAGCCTTTGCTATGATCATTGACAAACTGGAAGAG gACATAAGCAGCTCTATGACCAATAGTACAGCTGCCAGTAGACCCCCGGTTACCTTACGGCTGGTGGTTCCTGCTAGTCAGTGTGGCTCTCTTATTGGAAAAGGTGGTTGCAAGATCAAGGAAATAAGAGAG AGTACAGGGGCTCAGGTCCAGGTGGCAGGGGATATGCTCCCCAACTCAACTGAGCGGGCAATCACTATTGCTGGCATTCCGCAGTCCATCATTGAGTGTGTCAAACAGATCTGCGTGGTCATGTTGGAG actCTCTCCCAGTCCCCCCCGAAGGGCGTGACCATCCCGTACCGGCCCAAGCCCTCCAGTTCTCCAGTCATCTTTGCAGGTGGTCAG GACAGGTACAGCACAGGCAGCGACAGTGCGAGCTTTCCCCACACCACCCCGTCCATGTGCCTCAACCCTGACCTGGAGGGACCACCTCTAGAG GCCTATACCATTCAAGGACAGTATGCCATTCCACAGCCAGAT TTGACCAAGCTGCACCAGTTGGCAATGCAACAGTCTCATTTTCCCATGACCCATGGCAACACCGGATTCAGTG GTTTGGATGCATCTGCTCAAACTACTTCTCATGAACTCACCATTCCAAATGAT tTGATTGGCTGCATAATCGGGCGTCAAGGCGCCAAAATCAATGAGATCCGTCAGATGTCTGGGGCGCAGATCAAAATTGCAAACCCAGTGGAAGGATCTACTGATCGGCAGGTTACCATCACTGGATCTGCTGCCAGCATTAGCCTGGCTCAGTATCTAATCAATGTCAG